The following nucleotide sequence is from Myxococcales bacterium.
GTTCGCGAAAGGAAATGTGACCCATGATCGAGTGTGACGTCTGCGTAATCGGAGGGGGTCCCGGAGGACTGACCGCTGCAGCTACTTTGGCAATACGAGGCCGCAAGGTGGTGGTTCTGAATGAAGGTCCATTGATGGGCTATGGAATCGAGGGTGCCTTCAAATCAAAATCCGAATTCGAAATTACCAGTCACTACCTGCAATCACGTCTTCGACCCGAGGTCTTCGGCAATTTGAGCCCACCGTCGTGGCATAGGGTTCAGGCCGGGATTGAACGATCTGCAGCGGGGCTCAATGCACATCTCGAGGTCCGTTTACGTAGGCTTGGGGTTACGGTCATTGGTGGCCACGCCACTTTCGAAGACTGCAACACAATACTCATCAACGATGAAAGCGTACGCGCTGCGCATGTCATCATCGCAACCGGGACCCTGCCGCGACTGCTTCCAGGAGTAGAGGTGGATGGACGCCACGTTGTGACCAGTGACGAAATCATGGGAGTCAATTCGCTGCCTGAGTCGCTGGTAGTGCTCGGTGGAGGCGTCATTGGTTGCGAATTCGCGGGGATGTTCGCTGCGCTCGGATCACAAGTAAAGCTAATCGACACCCAGAGCCGAATCCTTGCCAGCGAGGATCAAGACATCAGTGACTTCCTGTCGAAGGCGATGGCCAGAAATGGCGTTGAAGTGATGTCGTCTTGCCGGTTTAAGTCTCTAAAGATTGAAAACGGTGTCGTTCATACGCGACTCGTCAACGATGTTACGCTGCAAAGCGAGGTCGTCTTGCTCGCAGTAGGTCGGACACCCTGCACACAAGATCTAAACCTGGAGGGTGCTGGTGTCGAACTCGATGAACGGGGATATATTCCCACGAACCAGCGGATGCAAACAAACATCTCAAACATATACGCTGTAGGTGATGTGGGGCTGCGCAATACACCAGTCGACATGGCGCTGGTTCACGTCGCGCAGGCTGAAGGTCGCTGCTCGGCGTACCACATTCTCGGCCAGGACTTTCATCAGTCCATGGATCACATCCCCTACATCATCTTTTCGTTGCCAATGGTTGCTGGCGCAGGTCTTTCTGAGAGTGTCGCCAGCGAAAAGTACGGCAAGGTCCGCGTCGGCAAGTACCCGTTTGGGCGAAACCATCGAGCTCACGCGATGGGTTCACCGTTCGGTTTTGTGAAGTTGATCGTAGGCCCAGACGGAGATGATCGTATCCTCGGGATTCGGGCCATTGGACGAGATGCAGATTCTCTGATCTCCGCCGCATCGATCATGATCGAACACCAGTTTCCATATACTTATCTCTTGAACTCCATCATGCCGCATCCGTCATTAATGGAGTGTTTGCAAGGTGCCGCGGGAATCATTTCCGGAGATGTGCTGGCTTTCGAAGAGCACGAAGAATATCCGGTAGAGGGATTCCCTTCCTCTTGAGCCCGACGCCCCGGTTTCACTTGCATCTGGCAATGGCTCCCCCCTCGCGCCGACGATCCGCGCCGCGCTCGAGGGTGAGTAACCTATACTCCTGAGATTCGCGCCTGTGCTGGCGATCTGTTGAGACTCGAACCCCACCCCCTGCTTCGATCGGATTGGCGATGTTGCACGAGATCGCTGGGCAGAGCACCGCGCTGGGGTTGATCCTCGCTGCCTGGTTGCTGTCCATCGGCGGCTGCATCGGGCTCGGGCTGCTGTGGCAACGTGCGTGGGGGGCGCATACACACGGCGGCGAACGGATCTTCGCTGCGTTTTGGATCGGCCTGGCCCTCGCGATGGGTGCGCTTCAATTATGGCACTTCCTCGTGCCGGTCAATCTGGCGGCCGCTGCGTGTTTGCTGGCGATCGGAGGCTTTGGCCTCGTGCGGGAGCGAGCCGCCTTGCTGGCGCTTCGTCCGGCCTCGGCCTCCCAGTGGGCCGCCCTTGGAGCGACGTTGCTCGGCGTGCTTTGGGTGGCACACCGCTGCATGCGACCACTCGAGCACTACGACACGGGCCTCTATCTGCTCGCCGCCATGACGTGGATCGGCGACGAGGCGCTGATGCCCGGCCTCGCGAACCTTCACGGGCGCCTCGGCTTCAACAACGCCCACCTGCTCTTCGCGGCGCTCTTCGATATGGGCCCGTGGATGAACCGCTCGCCCAACCTGTTGAACGGATGCCTGCTGACCGTGTTTTTCGCGGGCTGCCTGCACGCCGGCCGCAACCTCTTCGGGGCTTCGCGGGCTCGCGCCGGAGCCGCGTTCGCGTGGCTGATCATTCCGCCGGCGATGATACTGGCGTCCCGCTACATGGTGAGTCTCTCTAGCGACCTTCCCGCCACCCTGTTCTCGCTCCTCGTAGCCTGGCGAGCTTTCCGCCTGCTGGCTGGCGAGGTGGAGGGCGCGGTTGCACAGCGGGCCGAGCTGCGCGATCTCACTCTGCTCGCTGCAGCGGGAATTTGTATCAAGCTCAGCAGTCTGGTATTTCTCGGCGGCGTGTGGCTAACCGCTGCGTTCGCGGTGTTCCCGAACCTGCGTCAGCGCGACCTGCTCATCTCCGCCGCGATCGGGTTCGCGTTGCTGGGCCCCTGGCTGATCCGCAATGCGGTGTTGAGCGGCTACCCCCTCTATCCGATTTCACTCATTTCGATTCCGATTGACTGGCGGGTGCCGGTGGAATCAGTCGACCGCACCGCCTCGCTGATAAAAATTTGGGCGCGCGTCCCCGGCGGCTCCAGCGAAATTGCGCTGGGCGGCTGGCAATGGCTAGAAAGCTGGACGCAGCGGAACCTCGTGCTGCAAGTGGGGGCGAGATTCCCGCTTCCCGTCCTGTTGGGAACTCTCGGAGCCATTCTGGTCGCAGCGGGTCGAACGGTTGGTCGCAGCTCGCCCGCGGCACGCGGCCTCTGGCTGCTGGCTCCCTCGACACTGGCGTTCGTGTTCTGGTTCTGGACGGCACCCGACCCGCGCTTCGCGATGTTCGTCTTCTGGTCGATCGCGGCAGCAGGGATCGCGGCGGCGATCGGTGTCTGGAGTGCGCTACCGGCCGCACGTTTCTGTGTCGTTGCCCTCGCGACAGCGCTATCGCTGGTCTCGGCTCCCCGCGACACGATCCGAAGCGGAACCGAGCGCGGCTTCCACCCCCTGCCCGTAGTCGAGATCGATCAATTCAAGACCGCGTCGGGCCTGAAGGTGAACGTTCCCGTCGGATCCGACAAATGCTGGGGAACTCGCCCACCCTGCACACCTTATCCTCGCGCGGACCTCCGACTTCGCGACAGGTCTGCTCTGCGTAGCGGTTTTGCGCGCGGGCACTGACAGTCCGTCTCGATCGAGCGCGGGTTCGCGAACCGACTTTGCTCGCCAGGCGCATCGCCAGCTCGCTACTTCCGCCTTCGATTCTGAGCAGCGCGTGTAAGCGCGGTGCTGGTGGCAGTGCGGACTCGGTCGTCGGAATAGTCGTAGATGAAGATCGAGTGATTCGCAGTGGCTAAAGGAACAAGGGAGCGAAACTCGCGAAAGACCTCGCCCGTGTAGGCACCCTGGAGATGCGTGGCCGAGATCGCGACGAAGTCGAGTTTCGCGAAGGTCACCGAGCCCTGCGTAGGTCTGACGGCATCGATGTCGTAGTCGTCGACACAATCCCGACCGAAATAGGCGAGCCATACCTTCCCACCTCCCAGCTCCTTCAAGCTTTCTTCCAGCGCCGGCAGATCCTGTCCCCAATCAACATTCGAGTCGACCACGTAGTGGTGGCCCTGCTGGGGACCCCCAACGATGAAGTTGAAGTACTGCAGATATGCGGGTCTTACGCCCAGCGCACTCGTGGCCTGCAGCAGCACGATGCCCAACACGACGGCGAGTCTCAGGGCGCGGCCTGGTGCGAGGCGACACCAGGACTCCATCCCCAGCCAGATCAGCAGTGGGTAGAGGAGCAGAAGGTAGCGATGGCCGATGTTGATGCTCGACGAAATCGCAAACCCTACGTAGACC
It contains:
- a CDS encoding NAD(P)/FAD-dependent oxidoreductase, whose amino-acid sequence is MIECDVCVIGGGPGGLTAAATLAIRGRKVVVLNEGPLMGYGIEGAFKSKSEFEITSHYLQSRLRPEVFGNLSPPSWHRVQAGIERSAAGLNAHLEVRLRRLGVTVIGGHATFEDCNTILINDESVRAAHVIIATGTLPRLLPGVEVDGRHVVTSDEIMGVNSLPESLVVLGGGVIGCEFAGMFAALGSQVKLIDTQSRILASEDQDISDFLSKAMARNGVEVMSSCRFKSLKIENGVVHTRLVNDVTLQSEVVLLAVGRTPCTQDLNLEGAGVELDERGYIPTNQRMQTNISNIYAVGDVGLRNTPVDMALVHVAQAEGRCSAYHILGQDFHQSMDHIPYIIFSLPMVAGAGLSESVASEKYGKVRVGKYPFGRNHRAHAMGSPFGFVKLIVGPDGDDRILGIRAIGRDADSLISAASIMIEHQFPYTYLLNSIMPHPSLMECLQGAAGIISGDVLAFEEHEEYPVEGFPSS